DNA from Desulfuromonas sp. AOP6:
CGTCAAGCAGTGTTTCGTCCGCCCCATAAATACGGCAGATAGGAGATTCTTCCAGCAGGCGCCCCTCTGTTACCGGAAAAGAAGCCCCCAGGCAACCGATGGCCCTCACCACCTGGCGGCACTCGACCGCGTCGATGAGCAATGCCATCTCGTCATTCATCCTGCCCAGATAGACCGCCTCGCCGGTGGCGGCCGCCAGTTCCTCCAGCACGGGGCGAAGTTTTGACGCCCGGCCGTTATCTGAGAGTATGCCCCGTGCCAGACTGAATGCCGCCGGCCCCAGGTGATAGTCTCCGGCGCTGTTCCTGGCGACAAAGTTCTTGATCTCCAGCGTATGCAACATGCGAAAAACTTTGTATTTGCTGGCGCTCGTCATCTTCTCCACAAAGGTTGTCATCTTTTCGCCGGAGGGCGACACCGTCAGCAGATGGAGGATATCCAGCACGAACTGGACATTCTGCATCTCGTATTTATGGGTGAATTTTCCGGCGCTCGCTGACATAGGCTACTCCCAGCTGTCGATCTTCATGGTTCCTTTGGTGGCCAGCGACTCCTGCATGCGAAAGGCCTTGAAAAGCATGTGGGGCTCGTGGCCGACACCGCGGGCAAAGCAGTCCTTTTCGGCGCGCTCGTAGTATTCGGTCAGGATCGGCCGGTAATCGGGGTGAGCGCACTTGGCGATGATCTCCCGCGCCCGTTCGCGCGGGCAGAGGCCGCGCAGATCGGCCAGACCCTGCTCGGTGACGAGGATGTCGAGATCGTGCTCGGTGTGATCGACATGGGTGGCGAAGGGAACGACACATGTAATCCCCGTCGGGTCTGTCTTGGAGGGGCGCGTCGATGGCGTATGCATGATGGACAGCGCCGCGTTACGTAGAAAGTCGCCGGAACCGCCGATGCCGTTGACCATGCGGGTGCCACCCACCAGGGTCGAATTGGCGTGGCCGTAGATATCGAATTCCACCGGGGTGTTCATGGCGATCACCCCCAGACGGCGGATGGGCTCGGGATTGTTGCTCACCTGCATGGGGCGCAGGATGACCTTGCTGGCGTACTTGTCCCAGTTCTGGTAGAAGCGCTCAAAACCCGGCTCCGACAGGGAGAGTGAGGTGGACGAGGCGAAGTCGAGTTTGCCCGAATCGAAAAAGTCGAGCATGGTGTCCTGGATGACCTCGGTCCAGACCTTGAGATTGCTGAAGGGACCGTTCACCAGACCGCCGACCACGGCGTTGGCGATATTGCCGACCCCCGACTGCAGGGGGAGCAGGTTTTTCGGCAACCGCCCCGCTTTCACCTCCGCCCCGAAGAAGTCGAGGATGTTGGCGGCGATGCGCTCGGAAATCTCGTCCGGCGGGCCCAACGGCCGCCCGCGGTCCGGTTTCTGGGACTCCACAATGGCGATAATCTTGTCGTGATCACAGGGGACATGCAGGGTGCCGATGCGATCATCGACCCGGCTGATCAGGTAGGGCTTGCGATGGGGCGGCTTGTCGAGCATGACGATGTCATGCAACCCTTCGAAGGAGGGAATGGCCGTGTTGATCTCGATGATGAGCTTGTCCGAGTACTGAATGACCTCCGTGGCCGCGCCGATGGAGCCGGCCAGGATAATGCTGCCGTCCTCGGCAATGCCCGAGGCTTCCACCAGACCAAGATCGAAACCGCCTCCCCTGCCCTTGGTGTAGTAGCCGTAGCCGAGATCCTGGGCATAGAGGGACAGATGCTTGTCTCCCATGCGCACGGTACCGTCGTTGACCTGCTTCTGGATCACCTTTCCCGTCTGGTAGGGCCAGCGCTTGTCGGTCATCTGAAGGGAGGCCCAGCGATCCTCAACCTCCTGACCGATGGAGGCGCCGATAAAGAGATTGAAGCGCATCTTGCCCTGCAGGTTGTTCTGCTCAACGTAGTCAGCCAGGGCCAGAGGCACCACCTTCGGATATCCGACCGGGGTAAATCCCGACCAGCCCAGATCCATGCCGTTCTTAAAAAACGGAATAGTGTCCTCCGGCTTCATCACCCTGGCGTGCAGGCTCTTTTTCCTGATTCGGCTGAGAAATTCAGACATACCCTCCTCCTTTTTGCATTTCCCTTTACATGACATGTTCCCCGACGGCACGGGGTCTCGACAGGGCGGCCACAAACCGCTTCCTTTAGGACTATTTGTAATTTGCATTTACGTGCATGTCAACGATTTTTTGAACGTTTTTTTGTTTTACATTTTTCACAGATTTTACCAATGGCTAACTATCTGATTTTTTTGTCACTTTTCTCCATAACACTGTTATTTTTTTAAATTATGACCGCAAAAGTAAAATTTTAAGTTTCATTTTATTTACGTCAATGTCATACTGCGCAGGAAAAAATAAATCATCTGCGAGGGACGCCATGAGTGAAGACATACCGCCAACCGAAGAAATTGTTCCTATTGGCACGCTGTGCAAAGATCTGGGGATTTCGACACGGACGCTGCGCTACTGGGAAGAGGTCGGCATCATCGAGTCAGTAGAACGACTTGACCGGGCCAACCGAGGCTATACACCGTATATGGTGAGAAGAATCAGATTCATCATTAAACTGCGGGACCTGGGCCTGACCATCAAAGAAATGCAGCACCTGTATGAGGTTTACGGCAATGCCAAAAAGACGGATCGGCTCATCCCCGAACTCATCGGCATCTTCGACCAGCATATCCATACCATCGACGACAGGGTTGCCAAGCTGAATTCCCTGCGCAGAGACATCGTCGAATATCGCGAACGCATGCTGACCAAACTGAAAGAAGCCATGCAGAAAGAGTCCACCGGCACCTGACGAAATCGCTCACTCATACAAAAGAACAAAAAGGGTCATTGACAGGCTACAGCCGTCAATGACCCTTTTTACATGCTTTGAAGAAACAAAGAAGCCTTGCCTCGGAAGCAAAGCACAACCTAAAGTCGGCGCCGGCGGCTCTCCCCTTCGCTTATAACCCGGATGGCGCTGGCCCCCTCCAGAGGGCAGCGGGTCTCGCAGATACCGCAGCCGATGCACAAATTTTCCACTACCCGGGGTATTTTGAGCTGACGGATTTCTCCCGCGAAGAGGACTTCTTTTTCCTCAAAGACAATGGCTTTTTCTGGCGTCGGACAGTGCTCTTCGCACACCAGGCATTCACTGCCACGGGCGAAGGGAAGGCAGCGATCCTTGTTGAAAACGGCCAGGCCGATGACTGTGCGGCGTTTCTCTTCCAGACCGAGGCGCTTGATGGCGCCGGTGGGGCAGACCTGGCCGCACAGCGTGCAGTTGTATTCGCAGTAGCCAAGGCGCGGTACGACCAGCGGCGTCCACAGGCCGGCCGGCCCCGCCTGCAGGAAGGCGAGATGGAGCACGCCGCCGATACAGACCTTGAGGCATTCACCACAGCGCACGCAGCGGCGCAGGAACTCCTCCTCCGCCACGGCTCCGGGCGGTCGCAGCAGAAATCCGTGACGACCGGGGTCGGGGCTTAGACGAAACATCGGCGCTACCAGCACGCCAGCAGCTAAAGCTGTCACCGTGCCGCGCCGGGTAAGATCGACGGACGTCGACGGCCGCCGATAATCGAAACGCCAGTGGACGCGCTCCTGCGGGCAGAATCCGTCACAGTCGAAACAGAGAACGCACTCCTCGGAACGCCTGCTCTCCTCCCCCACCGCATTCATCCGGCAGGCCTGCAGGCAGCGCCGGCAATCGGCGCAGGCGGCTGATGGGTTGCGCTGCAGCAGGGCATAGCGGGAACAGAGACCGAGCAGAGCTCCCAATGGACAGAGATTTTTGCACCAGAAACGTCGTTCAAGCCGCTCCAGCATCAGTATAGCGACAAAGACCAGCAGGGTGAAAAGAGCCAGCGTGAAGGTCGGCGGATGGAAGGCCAGCAGATAGTCGCGAAAGAAAGGCCAGACAGCATCGGCTGTCTCTGACAGAAGCGGCACCCGGTGCTCGTAAAGGGCGGTGAATCCCTCGTTCCAGAACAGATTCCAGGCCGGATAAACCGCTACGGTGAGAGTGCGCAGAAAGATTGCCAGCGGGTCAAAGAGACCGAGCAGCTGCACACCGACCAGGCCGGCCGCGACAAGGGCAAAGAGGAGATAATATTTCACGCGCCGCCAGGCCGGTGACAGTACCCGCCGGCCACGAC
Protein-coding regions in this window:
- a CDS encoding acetyl-CoA hydrolase/transferase C-terminal domain-containing protein codes for the protein MSEFLSRIRKKSLHARVMKPEDTIPFFKNGMDLGWSGFTPVGYPKVVPLALADYVEQNNLQGKMRFNLFIGASIGQEVEDRWASLQMTDKRWPYQTGKVIQKQVNDGTVRMGDKHLSLYAQDLGYGYYTKGRGGGFDLGLVEASGIAEDGSIILAGSIGAATEVIQYSDKLIIEINTAIPSFEGLHDIVMLDKPPHRKPYLISRVDDRIGTLHVPCDHDKIIAIVESQKPDRGRPLGPPDEISERIAANILDFFGAEVKAGRLPKNLLPLQSGVGNIANAVVGGLVNGPFSNLKVWTEVIQDTMLDFFDSGKLDFASSTSLSLSEPGFERFYQNWDKYASKVILRPMQVSNNPEPIRRLGVIAMNTPVEFDIYGHANSTLVGGTRMVNGIGGSGDFLRNAALSIMHTPSTRPSKTDPTGITCVVPFATHVDHTEHDLDILVTEQGLADLRGLCPRERAREIIAKCAHPDYRPILTEYYERAEKDCFARGVGHEPHMLFKAFRMQESLATKGTMKIDSWE
- a CDS encoding MerR family transcriptional regulator — translated: MSEDIPPTEEIVPIGTLCKDLGISTRTLRYWEEVGIIESVERLDRANRGYTPYMVRRIRFIIKLRDLGLTIKEMQHLYEVYGNAKKTDRLIPELIGIFDQHIHTIDDRVAKLNSLRRDIVEYRERMLTKLKEAMQKESTGT
- a CDS encoding 4Fe-4S binding protein; amino-acid sequence: MHFPPMRTVRRSVQILTLFGFLWLFLQTEYRGEDDLPWPVSLLFRLDPLAALADALAPGDFHWRLLWPAFVLLLLTFVLGRFFCGWICPLGTTLDGLGHGIGRGRRVLSPAWRRVKYYLLFALVAAGLVGVQLLGLFDPLAIFLRTLTVAVYPAWNLFWNEGFTALYEHRVPLLSETADAVWPFFRDYLLAFHPPTFTLALFTLLVFVAILMLERLERRFWCKNLCPLGALLGLCSRYALLQRNPSAACADCRRCLQACRMNAVGEESRRSEECVLCFDCDGFCPQERVHWRFDYRRPSTSVDLTRRGTVTALAAGVLVAPMFRLSPDPGRHGFLLRPPGAVAEEEFLRRCVRCGECLKVCIGGVLHLAFLQAGPAGLWTPLVVPRLGYCEYNCTLCGQVCPTGAIKRLGLEEKRRTVIGLAVFNKDRCLPFARGSECLVCEEHCPTPEKAIVFEEKEVLFAGEIRQLKIPRVVENLCIGCGICETRCPLEGASAIRVISEGESRRRRL